In the genome of Triticum urartu cultivar G1812 chromosome 5, Tu2.1, whole genome shotgun sequence, one region contains:
- the LOC125508599 gene encoding peroxidase 24-like, giving the protein MARPAPSPLLLLVVLAGALAGGGEAALLKAHFYRPSCPAAEAVVRDIVVARVAADPAALPARLLRLFFHDCFVRGCDASVLVDSMAGNTAEKDAGPNGSLGGLDVIDTAKAVLEAVCPGVVSCADIVALAARDAISFQFGRDLWDVQLGRRDGVVSSASEALSNIPSPSDNFTTLEAKFASKGLDVKDLVILSGAHTIGVGHCNLFGSRLFSSTTTGVAPATDPTLNAAYATQLRAACGSPSNNVTAVPMDPGSPARFDSHYYVNLKLGRGLFRSDAALLADSRAAGMIHALTKEGYFLQEFKNAVRKMGRVGVLTGGQGEIRRNCRAVNS; this is encoded by the exons ATGGCCAGACCAGCGCCATCGCCGTTGCTCCTGTTGGTCGTGCTGGCCGGCGCGCTGGCCGGcggaggcgaggcggcgctgcTGAAGGCGCACTTCTACAGGCCCAGCTGCccggcggcggaggcggtggtGCGCGACATCGTGGTGGCCCGCGTCGCTGCCGACCCCGCCGCGCTGCCCGCGAGGCTGCTCCGCCTCTTTTTCCACGACTGTTTCGTCAGG GGGTGCGACGCGTCGGTGCTGGTCGACTCCATGGCGGGCAACACCGCGGAGAAGGACGCTGGGCCGAACGGGTCGCTGGGCGGCTTGGACGTCATCGACACCGCCAAGGCCGTGCTGGAGGCCGTCTGCCCCGGCGTCGTCTCCTGCGCCGACATCGTCGCGCTCGCTGCAAGGGACGCCATCTCCTTCCAG TTCGGTCGTGACCTGTGGGACGTGCAGCTCGGGCGGCGCGACGGCGTGGTGTCGAGCGCGTCGGAGGCGCTGTCCAACATACCCTCGCCGTCGGATAACTTCACCACCCTCGAGGCCAAATTCGCCAGCAAGGGCCTCGACGTCAAGGACCTCGTCATTCTCTCGG GCGCGCACACCATCGGCGTCGGCCACTGCAACCTCTTCGGCAGCCGCCTCTTCAGCTCCACCACCACAGGTGTCGCCCCCGCCACCGACCCGACCCTCAACGCCGCCTACGCCACTCAGCTGCGCGCCGCGTGTGGGTCGCCCTCCAACAACGTCACCGCCGTGCCTATGGACCCGGGCAGCCCCGCCCGGTTCGACTCCCACTACTACGTCAACCTCAAGCTCGGCCGTGGCCTGTTCCGCTCCGACGCCGCACTGCTCGCCGACAGCCGCGCCGCCGGCATGATCCACGCGCTGACCAAGGAAGGCTACTTCCtgcaggagttcaagaacgcCGTGCGCAAGATGGGCCGCGTCGGCGTGCTCACCGGCGGGCAGGGAGAGATCAGGAGAAACTGCAGGGCCGTCAACTCATGA